One genomic region from Yamadazyma tenuis chromosome 4, complete sequence encodes:
- the ECM16 gene encoding putative ATP-dependent RNA helicase DHR1 (BUSCO:EOG092610VI; COG:A; EggNog:ENOG503NVZR), translating into MGKYRPRFNEKARSGMLAKQATLKKARNKAYFRQLDDGNTEGEPAETSPAVPDDPNAEILKPMTDQEKIDRKRVLESQIYSMNEKESKMSRNKRKRLDKYIEHQLKREEKKALFEKLSHTKVDTEMFTPSKILGKGGQTRKEQLVEALELERHGRGDERTKDLLYEEREVKEWPGDEQLVFHQESEGDEEPEEKYPEDDQDASGFIDNRPAKFGGSGFGFGFSNIKKVETAKPVSKSKYSWRSRLEEAEKSKYHQEDEDDFASESDEDSDENQSDIEESDENESDIEDGENDLESGSDDVSDNESDSESDEEVSKLLAAKPKHTSSGSAFKEWAEQQVKQMSGHTEMVLPKLSDTVKKQYSKHQVREEDVDHSSDDENYIPINKNSQRQAFFVDIVRSEEVQNQRIHLPVFNEEHRVMEAVYHHDCIIICGETGSGKTTQVPQFLYEAGFGSQDSPLYPGMIGVTQPRRVAAVSMANRVKNELGDHGHRVGYQIRFDSNIKGEGTKHGTALKFMTDGVLLREMMSDFLLTKYSVIIIDEAHERNINTDILIGMLSRVLKLRRKRHDANPETTKPLKLIIMSATLRVSDFSSNSVLFKKPPPIIKISARQYPVSVHFSRHTAFEYQEEAFKKTCKIHQKLPPGGILIFLTGQAEITDMVKRLKAEFPFLSRNITKIDEDITTVVNHKNVDLEAEEVDLGTNKALNGEEDDYVSSDEEEEGFEESLEEHQSPNDPLFVLPLYSSLPTDQQMKVFQNPPKGSRICVVATNVAETSLTIPGIRYVVDCGRCKERKYNKDTDIQSFEIEWISKASADQRCGRAGRTGPGHCYRLFSSAVYEDFFSQFSDPEILRTPVESTTLSMKSMGIDQVVNFPFPTPPGRQSLAKAESVLGAIGALAKDKTITSLGKAMSHFPLTPRFAKILILGNQRGCLPYIIALVSAFTVGDPFIGELEITQSESFAKQDDDKKKKIINDFHRSRALFSRLSKSSDALCLLSAVCAFDHVPHDKQDDFLKDNYLRPKVMKEIGQLRRQITRIVKMNTKSESVATTLEAEGITKLGVPSEKQVASIKQIVASGFLDQISVRADIVNSEVSVPKSTSIINIPYQTITLTAQSDETTDGFVYIHPHSVLAASGEMPPDMMVYQLLNLSSNRKEGVVTKARMKALVDISGKQLANIAKGSPLLTYSKPLGNKYAPKNITSSKREAYVIPRFGAAIGSGGLGWDLPVIKVVQVKNNGQWINE; encoded by the coding sequence ATGGGGAAATATAGACCACGGTTCAACGAAAAGGCTCGGTCCGGGATGCTTGCTAAGCAGGccaccttgaagaaggccCGGAATAAAGCCTACTTCCGTCAACTCGATGACGGCAATACCGAAGGAGAACCTGCGGAAACCTCCCCCGCTGTTCCAGATGATCCAAATGCAGAGATCTTAAAGCCCATGACAGACCAGGAAAAGATCGATAGAAAACGGGTATTGGAGCTGCAAATCTACTCCATGAACGAAAAAGAGTCCAAAATGTCTCGAAATAAGAGAAAGAGATTGGATAAATACATTGAGCATCAGCTAAAGCgagaagagaagaaggcCCTTTTTGAAAAGTTATCCCATACCAAGGTTGACACCGAAATGTTCACACCTTCCAAGATCCTTGGTAAGGGGGGCCAGACCAGGAAGGAACAGTTAGTAGAAGCGTTGGAGTTAGAGAGACATGGACGTGGAGATGAGAGGACTAAAGACCTTTTGTATGAAGAGAGAGAAGTGAAAGAATGGCCGGGCGATGAGCAACTTgtttttcaccaagaaagcgaaggtgatgaagaaccAGAGGAAAAATACCCGGAAGATGACCAGGATGCAAGTGGATTCATAGATAACAGGCCTGCAAAATTTGGTGGTTCTGGATTTGGATTTGGGTTCAGTAATATCAAGAAAGTTGAAACTGCTAAACCTGTTTCAAAGAGCAAGTACAGCTGGAGAAGCCGACTAGAAGAAGCGGAAAAGAGCAAGTACCaccaagaagatgaggatgacTTTGCTTCTGAGAGTGATGAAGACAGTGACGAGAATCAAAGTGATATCGAGGAAAGTGACGAGAATGAAAGTGATATCGAGGATGGGGAAAACGATCTCGAAAGCGGCCTGGACGATGTTAGTGACAACGAAAGCGACAGTGAAAGTGACGAAGAGGTCTCAAAACTTCTCGCTGCAAAACCAAAGCATACCTCTTCTGGACTGGCCTTCAAAGAATGGGCCGAACAGCAGGTCAAGCAGATGTCAGGACATACCGAAATGGTGTTACCAAAATTGTCCGATACAGTGAAAAAACAGTACTCAAAACACCAAGTCAGAGAAGAAGACGTTGACCATTCCAGTGATGACGAAAATTATATCCCCATCAATAAGAACAGTCAAAGACAAGCATTTTTCGTGGATATTGTTAGAAGTGAAGAAGTGCAAAACCAACGTATTCATTTGCCGGTTTTCAATGAAGAACACAGAGTAATGGAAGCAGTTTACCATCACGACTGTATCATCATTTGTGGTGAAACCGGATCTGGTAAAACCACCCAAGTACCTCAGTTCTTATATGAGGCCGGGTTTGGTTCTCAAGACTCGCCTTTGTATCCTGGGATGATTGGGGTCACCCAACCCAGAAGAGTGGCAGCTGTTTCCATGGCAAACAGAGTGAAaaatgaacttggagatcATGGTCACCGAGTAGGTTACCAGATTCGATTTGATTCTAACATCAAAGGAGAAGGTACAAAACATGGTACTGCCCTCAAGTTCATGACTGACGGGGTACTCCTTAGAGAAATGATGTCCGATTTCCTCCTCACCAAATATTCTGTCATTATCATTGATGAGGCACACGAAAGAAATATCAATACAGATATTCTTATAGGAATGCTCAGCAGAGTCTTGAAGTTAAGAAGGAAGCGTCACGATGCTAATCCCGAGACCACCAAACCTTTAAAGTTGATCATTATGTCTGCTACCTTAAGAGTATCTGATTTCTCTCTGAACTCAgttttgttcaagaaaccTCCTCCAATAATCAAGATCTCTGCTAGACAGTATCCTGTCAGTGTTCATTTCAGTAGACACACAGCTTTTGAATATCAGGAAGAAGCCTTTAAGAAAACATGCAAGatccaccaaaagcttcCTCCTGGAGGTATTCTCATCTTTTTGACGGGTCAGGCTGAAATCACTGACATGGTCAAAAGACTCAAAGCAGAgtttccttttctttccaGAAACATCACTAAAATAGATGAAGACATCACCACTGTGGTCAACCACAAGAATGTTGATTTGGAGGCTGAAGAAGTCGATTTGGGAACAAACAAAGCTTTGaatggtgaagaagatgactATGTATCCTctgacgaagaagaagaagggtTTGAGGAGTCGcttgaagaacaccaaTCTCCGAACGATCCCTTGTTCGTTTTACCATTGTATTCTTCTTTACCCACAGATCAACAGATGAAGGTGTTTCAAAACCCTCCAAAGGGAAGCAGAATCTGTGTGGTGGCTACCAACGTAGCAGAGACCTCTTTGACGATTCCGGGAATCAGGTATGTGGTTGACTGTGGAAGGTGCAAAGAGAGAAAATACAACAAGGATACCGATATTCAGTCGTTTGAAATTGAATGGATCTCCAAGGCATCGGCTGACCAAAGATGTGGTAGAGCCGGTAGAACAGGACCAGGTCACTGCTACCGGTTGTTCTCTTCTGCTGTTTATGAGGATTTTTTCAGTCAGTTCAGTGATCCAGAGATTCTTCGAACTCCGGTTGAAAGCACCACCCTATCCATGAAAAGTATGGGAATTGATCAGGTGGTAAACTTCCCATTCCCAACACCTCCAGGAAGACAGTCCTTAGCTAAGGCAGAACTGGTGTTGGGTGCAATTGGtgctttggccaaagacAAAACCATCACCTCTTTGGGAAAAGCCATGTCCCATTTCCCATTGACTCCACGATTCGCTAAGatcttgattttgggaAACCAAAGAGGCTGTTTGCCATATATCATTGCCCTCGTGTCAGCATTCACAGTTGGCGATCCTTTTATCGGTGAACTAGAAATCACTCAAAGTGAACTGTTTGCCAAACAAGACGATGataaaaagaagaagatcatcAACGACTTCCACAGGTCGCGGGCTTTGTTCAGCCGGTTGAGCAAGTCCAGTGATGCCCTTTGCTTATTATCGGCAGTCTGTGCCTTTGACCATGTGCCTCATGACAAGCAAGACGATTTTCTCAAGGACAACTACTTAAGACCCAAAGTCATGAAAGAAATAGGTCAATTAAGACGCCAGATCACTCGTATTGTCAAGATGAATACGAAGCTGGAGAGTGTTGCAACCACTCTTGAGGCCGAAGGTATCACCAAGCTTGGAGTTCCTTCAGAAAAACAAGTGGCATCCATCAAACAGATTGTTGCATCGGGATTCCTAGACCAGATTTCGGTAAGAGCTGATATCGTCAACTCGGAAGTCAGTGTTCCCAAGAGCACCAGTATAATTAACATCCCATACCAAACAATCACGTTAACAGCGCAATCGGACGAAACTACTGATGGGTTTGTGTACATTCATCCTCACTCTGTGTTGGCTGCGTCAGGTGAAATGCCTCCAGATATGATGGTATACCAATTGCTTAACCTAAGCAGCAATAGAAAAGAAGGCGTGGTAACAAAGGCCAGAATGAAGGCACTTGTGGACATTTCAGGGAAGCAATTGGCCAATATTGCCAAAGGGTCTCCATTATTGACATACTCCAAACCCTTAGGTAACAAGTATGCACCCAAAAATAtcacttcttcaaagagaGAGGCATATGTTATCCCTCGATTTGGAGCTGCTATCGGTTCTGGGGGGTTGGGCTGGGATTTGCCTGTCATTAAAGTGGTGCAAGTAAAAAATAATGGTCAATGGATCAATGAATAG
- a CDS encoding uncharacterized protein (COG:U; EggNog:ENOG503NY8P), which yields MNKIDFQKHLIYTTLTRNATTLYACENVQLVHALSKVNCSEIIAQELGLINASKTLIGSTPAISSGSNIELALYFIKKSLSNADGSSDLITVVTIAHVNMNRALVLSVLKKIMDKYIEFKQDLDSASEGSKSKLGEFKLYMSQIIKFEEMNYDSNSGLYNYGSITPPRDEEETSGDEVIGPRSLVLVNEEVEEVRQLMLDNINKLMNRGDKINLLVDQTDRLTNSSSVFQKRAQLIKRRMWLSGVKFYLMLAFGFVFILYLILTSACGFPFLSHCIHR from the exons atgaacaaaatcgatTTCCAAAAGCATT TGATATATACGACGTTGACGCGGAATGCCACCACGTTATACGCTTGTGAAAACGTCCAATTGGTGCATGCCTTGAGCAAGGTCAACTGCTCTGAGATAATTGCTCAAGAATTGGGTTTGATCAACGCCTCCAAAACCCTTATCGGATCCACACCTGCCATTAGTAGTGGCAGCAATATTGAGTTGGCGCTTtacttcatcaaaaagCTGTTGAGCAATGCCGACGGAAGCAGTGATCTAATAACCGTCGTCACCATAGCCCATGTTAATATGAACAGAGCATTGGTATTATCAGTGTTAAAAAAGATCATGGACAAGTACATCGAGTTTAAACAGGATCTAGACAGTGCGAGTGAAGGCTCCAAGTCGAAGTTGGGGGAGTTTAAGTTGTATATGAgccaaatcatcaagtttgAGGAGATGAACTACGACTCCAACCTGGGGTTATACAACTACGGGTCCATCACTCCACCGAGAGACGAGGAAGAGACACTGGGTGACGAGGTCATCGGGCCCAGGAgcttggtgttggtgaacGAAGAGGTGGAGGAGGTGAGACAGTTGATGCTTGATAATATCAACAAGCTCATGAATAGAGGAGACAAGATCAACCTTCTTGTGGACCAAACAGACCGCTTGACCAACTCTTCACTGGTGTTCCAGAAACGGGCACAGCTCATCAAACGTCGGATGTGGCTCAGTGGGGTTAAGTTCTATTTGATGTTGGCCTTTGGGTTCGTGTTCATTCTTTATTTAATTCTAACTTCGGCTTGTGGGTTTCCCTTCTTGAGCCATTGCATCCATCGGTAG
- the RAD5 gene encoding DNA helicase rad5 (EggNog:ENOG503NURH; COG:L) has translation MVHFGDYELEPWYGNTAYFNPKSGSLGVDQEDGIEWELEHLHVCEYCFKYSTKASNMIRHRVACTAKKELPTIGRLVYRDDDSPFIIRKVQGYQHPLFCQNLSLFGKIFLEDKSVYYNVEQFDFYVLYGLDDNDISVYHNKLPDFKPMGFFSKELSPWDSDNNLACICVFPPYQRKHLGSLLIEFSYALARVTPGQYLSGPEFPLSPFGKVTYLNFWSRKLAPVLAQYFTGVKTLRLQDIAEITGYRKEDIMLTLKYMNLIDSTPRKAQLYMGNLYLYFDKLRAKRESQATKELPVSSELPQEALPVKEEPLFVEDSEDEFEDAISVQRSEDFTKFKDALTNVLGPLGDHIIEPLYQKFSGYDDKVLLAIDYHLRGDVKMKVPKSIPPITLSMDVKRKRTRGIQMPLTYNKRASPARPTESESKPTVTEWKRFLGTLFADAYATRPYLKSLSYLQKMSIRSLKPRVLTGKQKKRTSDTAVIRLYTSTPGDVSDGREIGRLKEDLTRILAPLLDLCIFEFEVTVALETTKRLMIGDEFYVKIDCFLTSGAFEKTKSPINELDTMKETRTNITNETEEESNLRLRKFAVAALFSRLQIRPVKAKDSLGATQVNSSDENPHQIIDLDSDEDDLENNELSLDELQTFYSENQQSEMLKALPNTTTPPAENFSLQLREYQKLGLSWMLAREKELDVLKSLNSSGSDLEESFTSQSIDELQLMEDGVMNPLWKTFRWPKLESKDVHSDVFYGNMYSGELSLQKPLIKSSLRGGILADEMGLGKTISTLALINSVPYDTRSSFHGDQYASQTTLIIVPMSLLAQWENEFDKANNNLNHKCIVYYGSSTPNLQSVLLNKTKHIPIVVITTYGTVASEFARLQNRGDLFDFPGMGLYSVKFFRIILDEGHQIRNRTNESSKAIFQLQSSRKWILTGTPIINGLDDLYSLAKFLELEPWSNLSYWKMFVSLPFKQKQAKQTLDVIKTILEPIFLRRTKSMKGDDGNPLVDLPPKEVVIEEVEFNNDENQVYSWFKDLAYKQFRDKLNSGESLRKHLWTHILRLRQICCHQDLIKSLITDMKEQNLLPEDTVEHDIFKDHTEMMEAKYKLYDKIDINNSECSICTKTPIDMSEISITTCGHTFCLNCVIEHLEFQKKKNQNRSCPNCRGPISTYKIFKVRDKVTTKKEYKFHSGKEAEKDFDFDIYLYDPSKVSSKVQALINHIVTLKDQNLTEPVIVISQFSSYLEIIETELLLRVGEKNIRCLKFVGSLSKIQRQEILEQFNNSAHYGNQITVLLLSLKAGGVGLNLTNASRAFMMDPWWSPSIEEQAIDRLHRIGQQKTVKVIRFIMKNSIELKILKIQQRKKQLGEVVAADEDEQRRVSDEEIRMLFEE, from the exons ATGGTACATTTCGGTGACTACGAGTTGGAGCCGTGGTACGGTAATACCGCGTACTTCAACCCCAAGTCGGGCCTGCTTGGGGTGGATCAAGAAGATGGCATAGAGTGGGAACTAGAGCATTTACATGTTTGTGAATATTGTTTCAAATATTCCACAAAGGCTTCCAACATGATACGACATCGAGTCGCTTGCACTGCCAAAAAAGAGCTTCCAACCATAGGAAGACTTGTATATAGAGATGATGATAGTCCGTTTATCATAAGGAAAGTACAAGGGTATCAACATCCATTGTTCTGCCAGAACTTGAGTTTATTTGGTAAGATTTTCTTGGAGGACAAATCGGTGTATTATAACGTTGAACAGTTTGATTTTTATGTGCTTTACGGGCTAGACGATAATGACATTCTGGTGTATCACAACAAATTGCCCGACTTCAAGCCCATGGGGTTTTTTTCCAAAGAGTTGCTGCCATGGGATAGCGACAATAACCTAGCATGTATCTGCGTGTTTCCTCCGTACCAAAGAAAGCATTTAGGGTCGTTGTTGATAGAGTTTCTGTATGCGTTGGCCCGCGTTACCCCAGGCCAGTATCTCAGTGGACCCGAGTTTCCGCTCTCTCCGTTTGGGAAAGTCACCTATTTGAATTTCTGGTCTCGTAAGCTTGCACCGGTTCTAGCCCAGTATTTTACAGGCGTCAAAACTTTGCGATTGCAAGACATAGCTGAAATCACAGGATACAGAAAGGAAGATATCATGTTAACGCTTAAGTATATGAATTTGATCGACAGTACCCCGAGGAAAGCACAGCTTTATATGGGCAATTTGTACCT TTACTTTGACAAATTGAGGGCCAAACGAGAGTCTCAGGCTACTAAGGAACTACCAGTTAGTTCAGAGTTACCACAAGAAGCTCTACCAgtgaaagaagaaccacTTTTTGTCGAGGATTCCgaagatgagtttgaagatgcGATTTCAGTCCAGCGGCTGGAAgacttcaccaagttcaaagatGCCCTCACCAATGTGTTGGGACCACTAGGTGACCATATAATAGAGCCGCTTTACCAAAAGTTCAGCGGTTACGACGACAAGGTGCTCTTGGCCATAGACTATCATCTCAGAGGTGATGTGAAGATGAAAGTGCCCAAGTCTATACCGCCAATAACTCTTAGTATGGATGTCAAGAGGAAACGAACGCGTGGTATCCAGATGCCTCTAACCTACAACAAGCGGGCCAGCCCTGCCAGACCAACCGAAAGTGAAAGCAAACCGACTGTTACTGAATGGAAGAGATTCTTGGGGACCCTCTTTGCAGACGCGTATGCCACAAGGCCATATTTAAAGAGCCTTCTGTACTTGCAGAAGATGTCAATAAGGAGTTTGAAACCAAGGGTTTTGACAGGGAAACAAAAGAAGCGCACGTCTGATACGGCAGTGATTCGACTATATACTAGTACTCCTGGAGATGTCAGTGATGGAAGAGAGATCGGAAGACTAAAGGAGGATTTAACCCGTATTTTGGCGCCGTTGCTAGACCTCTGCatctttgagtttgaggTGACAGTGGCACTTGAAACTACCAAGAGGCTCATGATTGGTGACGAATTTTACGTGAAAATTGACTGTTTTTTGACTAGTGGAGCGTTCGAGAAGACAAAATCTCCTATCAATGAGCTCGACACCATGAAGGAGACACGAACAAACATAACAAACGAGACGGAAGAAGAGTCGAACTTACGGCTTCGGAAGTTTGCTGTAGCTGCTTTATTTTCGAGATTGCAAATACGACCTGTTAAAGCCAAGGACAGTCTTGGTGCTACACAGGTCAATAGTAGCGATGAAAACCCacatcaaatcattgatttagatagtgatgaagacgacCTTGAAAATAATGAGTTGAGTCTCGATGAGTTACAAACGTTCTATTCGGAAAACCAGCAGTCAGAGATGTTGAAGGCTTTACCTAATACCACCACCCCTCCAGCTGAGAACTTCTCTCTACAATTGAGGGAGTATCAGAAACTAGGATTGTCTTGGATGCTTGCTCGAGAGAAAGAGTTGGACGTTTTGAAGTCTCTTAACAGCTCTGGTTCCGACTTGGAAGAGTCTTTTACACTGCAATCGATCGATGAATTACAGTTGATGGAAGACGGAGTAATGAATCctctttggaagactttCAGGTGGCCCAAGTTAGAATCCAAAGATGTCCATTCTGATGTGTTCTATGGAAATATGTACAGTGGGGAGCTCTCTTTACAAAAACCATTAATTAAGTCTTCTTTAAGAGGGGGGATTTTGGCCGACGAAATGGGATTGGGGAAGACTATCTCAACATTAGCATTAATTAATTCTGTACCGTACGATACTAGATCGAGTTTCCATGGGGACCAATATGCCAGCCAAACAACATTGATCATAGTTCCTATGTCTTTATTAGCTCAATGGGAAAATGAATTTGACAAGGCTAATAATAACCTTAACCACAAATGCATTGTGTATTATGGGCTGCTGACTCCAAACTTACAGAGTGTGTTACTAAACAAAACCAAGCATATACCAATAGTTGTGATCACCACATATGGAACCGTTGCAAGTGAATTTGCtcggttgcaaaatagAGGTGATTTATTTGACTTTCCTGGAATGGGGTTATATTCAGTAAAGTTCTTCAGAATAATTCTTGATGAAGGCCATCAGATAAGAAATAGAACCAACGAGTCTTCCAAAGCAATATTCCAATTACAGCTGAGTAGGAAGTGGATTCTCACCGGTACACCAATTATCAATGGATTGGACGATTTATACTCTTTAGCAAAATTCTTGGAGCTTGAGCCTTGGAGTAACCTTTCATACTGGAAAATGTTTGTATCTTTACCTTTCAAGCAGAAACAAGCGAAACAAACTTTGGACGTAATCAAGACAATTCTTGAGCCTATTTTCTtaagaagaaccaaatcCATGAAAGGTGATGATGGAAACCCACTAGTTGACTTACCTCCCAAGGAAGTTGTCATTGAAGAGGTTGAGTTTAACAATGATGAAAATCAAGTGTACTCTTGGttcaaggatttggccTACAAGCAATTTAGGGATAAGTTGAATTCTGGGGAATCGCTAAGAAAACATCTTTGGACCCATATATTAAGATTAAGGCAAATATGTTGTCACCAAGATTTGATTAAAAGCCTCATTACCGATATGAAAGAGCAGAATTTACTTCCCGAGGACACAGTTGAACATGACATATTTAAGGATCACACTGAAATGATGGAAGCAAAGTACAAATTATACGACAAAATTGACATTAATAATAGTGAATGTTCTATTTGTACCAAAACCCCTATAGACATGAGTGAAATCTCCATAACCACATGTGGACATACATTCTGTTTGAACTGTGTGATCGAACATCTTGAGTTtcagaaaaagaagaatcagaACCGTTCATGTCCAAATTGTCGGGGTCCGATCTCAACATACAAAATATTCAAGGTACGAGATAAGGTGACAACCAAAAAGGAGTATAAGTTTCACTCGGGAAAGGAGGCCGAGAAAGACTTCGATTTCGATATCTATTTGTACGATCCGTCCAAAGTATCATCTAAAGTTCAAGCTTTAATCAACCATATTGTTACATTGAAGGACCAAAACCTAACGGAGCCAGTGATTGTAATCTCTCAATTCTCATCTTATTTGGAGATCATTGAAACCGAGTTACTTCTTCGTGTTGGTGAGAAGAACATTCGttgcttgaagtttgtTGGTAGTTTATCCAAAattcaaagacaagaaattTTAGAGCAGTTCAACAATTCGGCTCACTACGGAAACCAAATAACGGTTTTGCTTCTTTCATTAAAGGCGGGTGGTGTCGGATTGAACTTAACTAATGCTTCTAGAGCATTCATGATGGATCCCTGGTGGTCTCCAAGTATTGAAGAGCAGGCTATTGACCGGTTGCATCGAATTGGCCAACAAAAAACCGTTAAGGTGATCCGATTCATCATGAAAAATAGTATTGAACTCAAGATTCTTAAAATCCAGCAGCGTAAGAAACAGTTGggagaagttgttgcagccgatgaagatgagcaGCGCAGAGTTAGCGATGAGGAAATCAGAATGTTATTCGAAGAATGA
- the ARO3 gene encoding 3-deoxy-7-phosphoheptulonate synthase (COG:E; EggNog:ENOG503NVDJ), with product MFISNPNIGDRSRLEDWRIKGYDPLTAPDLLQHELPLTEKNQKVILEGREQACDILNGKDDRLILVIGPCSIHDPKAAMDYATRLEAQAEKYKGELHIVMRAYLEKPRTTVGWKGLINDPEIDGSFQINKGLRIARGLFVELTKKLPIAGEMLDTISPQFLSDLFSVGAIGARTTESQLHRELASGLSFPVGFKNGTDGTLGVAVDAMRAAAHPHHFLSVTKPGVVAIVGTEGNEDCFVILRGGKKGTNYDEASVDECQEVLVKSKIVTDDKPGPRIMVDCSHGNSNKNHMNQPLVAAEIAAQLKKGSTKICGLMIESNIEEGRQDVPPLEKGGKDALKYGCSITDACIGWNDTEKVLELLSDAVKARRNL from the exons ATGTTCATCTCAAACCCCAACATCGGCGATCGCTCGCGGTTAGAAGACTGGAGAA TCAAAGGTTACGACCCGTTAACTGCTCCCGACTTGTTACAACATGAGCTCCCATTAACTGAGAAGAACCAAAAGGTGATCTTGGAAGGAAGAGAGCAGGCCTGTGACATTTTGAATGGGAAGGATGACCGATTGATCTTAGTCATCGGACCATGTTCCATTCACGATCCCAAGGCAGCGATGGACTACGCCACCCGTTTGGAGGCCCAGGCCGAAAAGTACAAAGGCGAATTACACATCGTCATGAGAGCTTACTTGGAAAAACCCAGAACCACCGTTGGTTGGAAAGGTTTAATCAACGACCCCGAAATCGATGGTTCTTTTCAAATAAATAAAGGATTGAGAATCGCTAGAGGcttgtttgtggagttgaccaaaaagTTACCTATCGCAGGAGAAATGTTGGACACGATTTCTCCCCAGTTCTTGTCGGACTTGTTCTCGGTGGGTGCCATTGGAGCCAGAACCACTGAGTCGCAGTTGCACAGAGAATTGGCATCGGGATTATCTTTCCCCGTAGGGTTCAAAAACGGTACCGACGGTACTTTGGGAGTGGCGGTTGATGCCATGAGGGCTGCTGCCCACCCCCACCACTTTTTATCGGTGACAAAACCTGGTGTGGTTGCAATTGTAGGAACAGAAGGGAACGAAGACTGTTTTGTGATTTTGAGAGGTGGTAAAAAGGGTACCAACTACGACGAAGCTTCAGTCGACGAGTGTCAGGAGGTGTtggtcaagtccaagatcGTTACCGACGATAAGCCTGGTCCCAGAATCATGGTGGACTGTTCTCACGgcaactccaacaaaaaccaTATGAACCAACCGTTGGTGGCGGCTGAAATTGCTGCtcagttgaagaaaggGTCTACTAAGATCTGTGGGTTGATGATTGAATCGAACATAGAAGAGGGAAGACAGGATGTTCCACCACTTGAAAAGGGTGGAAAAGATGCTTTGAAATACGGGTGCTCGATTACTGATGCTTGTATAGGATGGAACGACACCgaaaaggtgttggagCTTTTGTCCGATGCCGTCAAGgccagaagaaacttgtAA
- the DPB4 gene encoding DNA polymerase epsilon noncatalytic subunit (EggNog:ENOG503P347; COG:K), which translates to MPPKGWRKNPDGSYPQPNREAEITSIDEILFPRSIIQRLAKDILNSNDANMSMAKDSLIALQRSATVFVSHVMFHARAISKASDRKTVNAQDILAALEAAEYSGFVPEIKHKLASFEAAVEVRKSEKAASRTEPADFNDVKRLKDNSENAVPVMDTTLEDDDHSDNGIEDNDNDNTEEVNDTNADEEDEIEEVSVPNPIAGVSQEATELEGVSMEEPEEENQQEEED; encoded by the coding sequence ATGCCACCAAAAGGTTGGAGAAAAAACCCAGATGGCAGTTACCCCCAGCCCAACCGAGAAGCCGAGATCACCTCGATTGACGAGATCCTCTTTCCGCGTTCTATCATCCAGCGGTTAGCCAAAGATATCCTCAACTCCAACGACGCGAATATGTCCATGGCCAAAGACTCATTGATAGCTCTTCAAAGGTCTGCCACCGTGTTTGTATCGCACGTGATGTTCCACGCCCGGGCCATCTCCAAGGCCAGTGACCGCAAGACCGTCAACGCCCAGGACATTTTGGCAGCATTGGAAGCAGCTGAGTATTCAGGATTTGTACCAGAAATCAAGCACAAGTTGGCATCTTTTGAAGCGGCGGTTGAGGTGAGAAAACTGGAGAAAGCAGCTTCCAGGACCGAGCCTGCCGACTTCAATGACGTGAAGCGTCTTAAAGATAACCTGGAAAATGCCGTACCGGTGATGGACACCactcttgaagatgacgatcACTCAGACAACGGCATCGAAGATAATGATAACGACAACACGGAGGAAGTGAACGACACAAACGcggatgaagaagacgaaaTAGAGGAGGTTTCAGTGCCGAATCCCATTGCTGGTGTGTCCCAAGAAGCCACGGAACTAGAAGGCGTGCTGAtggaagaaccagaagaagaaaaccagcaagaagaagaggattGA